The following are encoded together in the Drosophila takahashii strain IR98-3 E-12201 chromosome X, DtakHiC1v2, whole genome shotgun sequence genome:
- the LOC108063981 gene encoding phospholipase A1 yields MSFSILVVLLVVLPIRADLTKESSIQSAETTEKISLGVKEFTSEKSDDTTNPKIIISQFMDILGNDSSVALIFLRNKSFNKSTTEKQIVLDFLRAQTCRNGFFNERPETNSVASGALNLRQLPPLYQDLLLDRLQDQLRQLFIGLPLDIAFSTLNYICSTIVDLGVVRSKLIPDVSRLRFLLRTEHECQNTSIPLKQAEELWDTPGFYQDRPTVLYITGWRTSINDSNSGPVAKAYGCRNDTNVLVLDAADFVDTLYTWSALNTEVIGANLAKALLRLNATYVTNQFHLVGHSLGAQIAGSAGRNYRQMSGGLTLKRITGLDPANPCFYDGNDLEGLRSGDARFVDIIHSNPGMLGSSKRAGDADFFVQGRIPFKEGCEGLTTISCSHQRAVDYWTETVYPSNENDFLGRRCDRYAELLLGSYCRDTRTVMGYAAKPTELGLFYVAANRAEPYGQNANPQTYTFSTSECGSCE; encoded by the exons ATGTCTTTTTCGATTCTAgtggtgctgctggtggtgctgccTATTAGGGCAGATTTAACAAAGGAATCCTCCATTCAGAGTGCTGAAACCACAGAGAAAATTTCTTTGGGCGTCAAAGAATTTACTTCTGAAAAGTCAGACGATACTACGAACCCAAAGATAATTATTTCTCAATTTATGGATATTTTGGGAAACGACAGCTCTGTGGCCCTGATTTTTCTGCGAAATAAGAGTTTCAATAAATCCACTACGGAAAAACAAATAGTCTTGGATTTTCTAAGGGCCCAGACTTGTAGGAATGGATTTTTTAACGAGCGCCCAGAGACAAACTCTGTGGCCAGTGGCGCCCTGAACTTGCGACAGCTACCGCCCTTGTATCAGGACCTGCTCCTGGACCGCCTGCAGGACCAGCTGCGCCAGCTGTTCATCGGCCTGCCCCTGGACATCGCCTTCTCCACCCTCAACTACATATGCAGCACGATTGTCGATCTCGGCGTGGTGAGGTCCAAGCTCATTCCCGATGTCTCGCGGCTGAGGTTCCTCCTGCGCACCGAGCACGAGTGCCAGAACACCAGCATTCCCCTCAAGCAGGCCGAGGAGCTGTGGGACACTCCCGGGTTTTACCAGGACAGACCGACGGTCCTGTACATCACCGGCTGGCGGACGAGCATCAACGATTCCAACAGCGGACCCGTGGCCAAGGCCTATGGATGTCGCAACGATACCAATGTTCTG GTTCTGGATGCTGCCGACTTTGTGGACACCCTGTATACATGGTCGGCACTGAACACCGAGGTGATTGGAGCCAATCTGGCTAAGGCCCTGCTGCGGCTGAACGCCACCTATGTGACGAACCAGTTCCATTTGGTGGGCCACAGCCTGGGCGCCCAGATAGCTGGCTCGGCGGGAAGGAACTATCGACAGATGTCCGGGGGACTGACCCTGAAGAGGATAACCGGACTGGATCCGGCCAACCCCTGTTTCTACGACGGCAACGACTTGGAGGGACTGCGCAGCGGCGACGCCCGGTTCGTGGACATTATCCACTCGAATCCCGGCATGCTCGGCTCTTCGAAGCGGGCCGGCGATGCGGACTTCTTTGTCCAGGGGCGGATTCCCTTCAAGGAGGGCTGCGAGGGCCTCACCACCATCAGCTGCTCGCACCAGAGGGCCGTGGACTATTGGACGGAAACGGTCTATCCCTCGAACGAGAACGACTTTCTGGGCAGGCGATGTGATCGCTATGCGGAACTCCTGCTGGGCAGCTATTGTCGGGACACGAGGACCGTGATGGGCTATGCCGCCAAGCCCACGGAACTGGGACTCTTCTACGTGGCCGCCAATCGAGCGGAGCCCTACGGCCAGAATGCCAATCCGCAGACCTACACCTTCTCAACCAGCGAGTGCGGATCATGTGAATGA
- the LOC108064280 gene encoding vitellogenin-1, translated as MGRTALKMLPLLLLSIQLLVAPIHSIEWSLPDVLESVGNVGASIVDPSLLPTPQGLLDGSKQLIAGYPFEFVSNSISVICSQALASNKIKSKYMPDINQMNFQLHSACTRTNFPLTNPEAMWKSPLFDPKKKVVILATGWTTTVNGSDTIEVFSKAYNCRGDANFVAVDAARFVDTLYTWSAFNTEEIGENIALGLVKLLDLVPAENIHLIGHSLGAHIVGSAGRHLHRLTNQTVARITGLDPAKPCFNEGEVLSGLMRGDGRFVDVIHSNPGVLGKRSPVGDVDFYPGGMGPLPAGCFSVTCAHARAWQYFAETIYPGNERNFLAIRCSSMSRLRELRCPGGEVPMGYEVPSHVKGNYFLEVSGSSPYGAHASIVREAHMEQCGKCPDSPTTTELPASTEKSRSWF; from the exons ATGGGACGAACAGCGCTGAAGATGCTTCCGCTCCTCCTTCTCTCCATCCAGCTTCTGGTTGCCCCGATCCACTCCATCGAATGGTCACTGCCCGATGTTCTGGAGTCCGTCGGCAATGTGGGCGCCAGCATCGTGGATCCCAGCCTCCTGCCGACGCCCCAAGGTCTCCTCGATGGAAGCAAACAGCTCATCGCCGGATATCCCTTCGAGTTCGTCTCGAATTCCATCAGTGTCATCT gcTCCCAGGCGCTGGCCTCGaacaaaatcaaatcgaaataCATGCCGGACATCAACCAGATGAACTTCCAGCTGCATTCGGCCTGCACCAGGACCAACTTCCCGCTCACCAATCCGGAGGCCATGTGGAAGAGTCCGCTGTTCGATCCCAAGAAGAAGGTCGTCATCCTGGCCACCGGCTGGACCACCACCGTCAACGGATCGGATACCATCGAGGTGTTCTCAAAGGCCTACAACTGTCGCGGCGATGCCAACTTTGTG GCAGTGGACGCAGCCCGCTTCGTGGACACCCTGTACACGTGGTCGGCGTTCAACACGGAGGAGATCGGTGAGAACATAGCCCTGGGACTGGTGAAGCTGCTGGATCTGGTGCCGGCGGAGAACATCCACCTGATCGGTCACAGTCTGGGCGCCCACATCGTGGGCTCCGCCGGACGGCACCTACACCGCCTGACCAACCAGACGGTGGCCAGGATCACGGGACTGGATCCCGCCAAGCCCTGCTTCAACGAGGGCGAGGTGCTATCGGGGCTGATGCGCGGCGATGGCCGCTTCGTGGACGTGATCCACTCGAATCCCGGCGTGCTGGGCAAGCGGTCGCCGGTGGGCGACGTGGACTTCTATCCGGGCGGAATGGGACCCCTGCCCGCCGGCTGCTTCTCGGTGACCTGCGCCCATGCCCGCGCCTGGCAGTACTTCGCCGAGACCATCTATCCCGGCAACGAGCGCAACTTCCTGGCCATTCGCTGCAGCTCAATGTCCCGTTTAAGGGAACTCCGCTGTCCCGGCGGCGAGGTGCCCATGGGCTACGAGGTGCCCTCGCATGTCAAGGGCAACTACTTCCTGGAGGTCAGCGGCAGTTCGCCCTACGGCGCCCACGCCTCCATTGTGCGGGAGGCCCACATGGAGCAGTGCGGCAAGTGCCCCGACTCCCCGACGACCACCGAGTTGCCCGCCAGCACAGAGAAATCGCGATCTTGGTTCTGA
- the LOC108064041 gene encoding keratin, type II cytoskeletal 68 kDa, component IB: protein MKVFIALCALVACVSAGIVRSSGWGSSPWGGSSSSGWNSGWTVQQPQVIKVIKVGGGNSGWGGGNSGWGGGNSGWGGNSGWGGNSGWRVGNSGWGGNSGWGGSNSGWSNGNSGWSSSGSNSGWW from the coding sequence ATGAAGGTGTTCATCGCACTCTGCGCCCTGGTGGCCTGCGTTTCGGCCGGAATTGTGCGATCCTCGGGCTGGGGATCGAGTCCTTggggcggcagcagcagttcGGGATGGAATAGTGGCTGGACCGTCCAGCAGCCGCAGGTCATCAAGGTCATCAAAGTGGGAGGTGGCAACTCTGGATGGGGAGGTGGCAACTCTGGATGGGGAGGTGGAAACTCTGGATGGGGTGGCAACTCTGGATGGGGTGGAAACTCTGGATGGAGAGTCGGCAACTCTGGTTGGGGAGGCAACTCCGGATGGGGAGGTAGCAACTCTGGCTGGAGCAACGGCAACTCTGGATGGTCCAGTTCCGGCTCCAATAGTGGCTGGTGGTAA
- the LOC108064051 gene encoding uncharacterized protein isoform X1, giving the protein MRHAVILVFVCGLLIAFASAGLLGGGGGGGGGYGGGGSGGGGGYGSGGGQGGWQKNGGGGGGGGQGGYGGGNQGGGHGGGGQGGWQKNGGGGGGGGHGGGGHGQGGYGGGNQGGYGQGGGHGGGSKSLAGNRGSSVSWQGGNGGGNKHGGGGGGGGLYGGGGGGGGGGKHHGGGW; this is encoded by the exons ATGCGTCACGCGGTTATCCTTGTTTTTGTGTGCGGTCTCTTGATCGCCTTCGCCTCAGCCGGTTTGCTGGGCGGGggaggcggtggtggtggtggctacGGCGGTGGTGGCAGTGGTGGAGGTGGTGGCTACGGTAGTGGAGGCGGTCAAGGTGGCTGGCAGAAgaacggaggaggaggcggcggtggcggccaGGGAGGCTACGGCGGCGGTAACCAAG GCGGTGGCCATGGAGGCGGTGGCCAGGGAGGCTGGCAGAAGaacggaggaggcggcggtggcggcggtcATGGGGGTGGTGGCCATGGACAAGGAGGATATGGAGGCGGCAACCAAG GTGGCTATGGACAGGGAGGTGGCCACGGAGGCGGCAGCAAGTCTTTGGCCGGCAACCGCGGCAGTTCCGTTTCCTGGCAGGGCGGAAATGGAGGCGGCAACAAGCAcggaggcggcggaggaggcggtggcctctacggcggcggtggcggtggcggcggaggTGGAAAGCACCACGGAGGTGGTTGGTAA
- the LOC108064051 gene encoding uncharacterized protein isoform X2, with translation MRHAVILVFVCGLLIAFASAGLLGGGGGGGGGYGGGGSGGGGGYGSGGGQGGWQKNGGGGGGGGQGGYGGGNQGGGHGGGGQGGWQKNGGGGANHPPARADFILCSMA, from the exons ATGCGTCACGCGGTTATCCTTGTTTTTGTGTGCGGTCTCTTGATCGCCTTCGCCTCAGCCGGTTTGCTGGGCGGGggaggcggtggtggtggtggctacGGCGGTGGTGGCAGTGGTGGAGGTGGTGGCTACGGTAGTGGAGGCGGTCAAGGTGGCTGGCAGAAgaacggaggaggaggcggcggtggcggccaGGGAGGCTACGGCGGCGGTAACCAAG GCGGTGGCCATGGAGGCGGTGGCCAGGGAGGCTGGCAGAAGaacggaggaggcggcg CTAATCACCCCCCGGCTCGTGCTGACTTCATATTGTGTTCCATGGCatag
- the LOC108064034 gene encoding LOW QUALITY PROTEIN: uncharacterized protein (The sequence of the model RefSeq protein was modified relative to this genomic sequence to represent the inferred CDS: deleted 2 bases in 1 codon) — MQATMTTRRLGLLGLLVVLGSLVAQSKPHGWSSGGGGGGGWSSGGGGGSKVIISAWPSSGGGGGGGWSSGGGGGGWKSGGGGGWSSGGSGGGGWKSGGGSGGWSSGGSSGWPSSSSTGWKSGGSSGLSSASALSSLSGWKSQALSSLSSGWKSGGGGGGGWSSGGSGGGGWKSGGGSSGWSSGGGGGSSAWPSKISSGWSSGGGGGGWSSGGGSGGGWKSSGGGGGWSW; from the exons ATGCAAGCCACGATGACAACGCGACGACTCGGACTTCTTGgtctgctggtggtgctgggCAGCCTGGTGGCCCAAAGCAAGCCACATGGCTGGAGCAGcggtggtggaggaggaggtggctgGTCctccggcggaggaggcggcagCAAGGTCATCATCAGTGCCTGGCCCTCcagcggaggcggcggcggaggtggTTGGTCCtctggcggcggcggaggaggctgGAAAAgcggcggaggcggcggcTGGTCATCCGGTGGCTCAGGAGGCGGCGGCTGGAAGAGCGGCGGTGGCTCAGGTGGTTGGTCCAGCGGCGGTTCCTCTGGCTGGCCAAGCAGCTCCTCCACCGGCTGGAAGTCCGGCGGCAGTTCAGGACTATCGAGTGCC AGTGCCCTGTCCAGTCTCTCCGGCTGGAAATCCCAGGCTCTGAGTAGCCTGAGCAGCGGTTGGAAGAGCGGCGGTGGTGGAGGCGGTGGCTGGTCATCTGGTGGCTCCGGAGGCGGTGGCTGGAAGAGCGGCGGTGGCTCGAGTGGTTGGTCctccggcggcggaggaggctcATCCGCCTGGCCCAGCAAGATCAGCAGCGGTTGGTCCTCtggaggcggcggaggaggctgGTCCTCTGGAGGAGGCAGCGGAGGAGGCTGGAAGAGCAGCGGTGGCGGAGGCGGCTGGAGCTGGTAA
- the LOC108064025 gene encoding uncharacterized protein, translating to MKPFACILVILAALLSVGQASLGGLLGGGGGGGGGGGGSIGGIGQLLQSKLGGLGGGLGGGLGGLSGGLGGKLGGGGGGGGGGYSGGYSNGGGYSGGGGYSGGGGGYSAPAPRPVEKVVIVKVISEGYSGGQSGGYSGGYSSGGGYSNGGAQSGGWSSGGAQSSGGWNKGW from the coding sequence ATGAAACCCTTTGCCTGCATCCTGGTGATCCTAGCCGCCCTCCTGTCCGTTGGCCAGGCCTCTCTGGGCGGTCTtcttggcggcggcggcggtggtggcggcggAGGCGGTGGCTCCATTGGAGGCATTGGACAGCTGCTGCAGAGCAAGCTGGGCGGTCTCGGCGGAGGGCTGGGCGGCGGCCTGGGCGGTCTGAGCGGCGGTCTCGGCGGAAAGCTCGGCGGTGGCggtggaggaggcggtggtggCTACTCCGGTGGCTACTCCAACGGCGGTGGATACTCCGGCGGCGGTGGATActccggcggcggcggtggataCTCTGCTCCTGCTCCCAGGCCCGTCGAGAAGGTGGTCATTGTGAAGGTCATCAGCGAGGGCTACTCCGGCGGTCAATCCGGTGGCTACTCCGGTGGCTACTCCAGCGGTGGTGGCTACTCCAATGGTGGCGCCCAGTCTGGAGGCTGGTCCTCCGGCGGTGCTCAGTCCTCCGGCGGCTGGAACAAGGGCTGGTAG